One stretch of Streptomyces hygroscopicus DNA includes these proteins:
- a CDS encoding prephenate dehydrogenase, giving the protein MNALSADSSVGSTIEVLEAELPQLQKQQEALKGDLEAVTKRLEAVSTALSSLQTLSIATVSEQVVDGAPVAVAKPVAEATPAEPAAEPATEATAETEPETAEDTASTGRTSAATRKAAIGRQRSRGKAAKAPATGRATKAAGKKTAAAKKTAAKAVAKAPKATKATVKATTKATTKATAKPAKATKVAAAEKPAEKAAKETVATSERSTGLADSVLAALRKAGRPMRASEVNDALGRDETRTNVNSVRNTLERLRSSDRAQRSGRGLYEASATS; this is encoded by the coding sequence GTGAACGCGTTGAGCGCGGACAGCAGTGTGGGTTCGACCATTGAGGTACTGGAGGCCGAGCTCCCCCAACTGCAGAAGCAACAGGAGGCACTCAAGGGTGATTTGGAGGCCGTCACCAAGCGGCTGGAGGCGGTCAGCACCGCCCTGAGCAGCCTGCAGACGCTCTCCATCGCCACGGTGTCGGAGCAGGTCGTGGACGGCGCCCCGGTGGCGGTGGCGAAGCCCGTGGCCGAGGCCACCCCGGCCGAGCCGGCCGCGGAGCCGGCCACCGAGGCCACGGCCGAGACCGAGCCGGAGACCGCCGAGGACACGGCCTCCACCGGCCGTACCTCCGCCGCCACGCGCAAGGCGGCCATCGGCCGTCAGCGCAGCAGGGGCAAGGCGGCCAAGGCGCCGGCCACCGGACGGGCCACCAAGGCGGCGGGCAAGAAGACCGCCGCCGCCAAGAAGACCGCCGCGAAGGCCGTGGCGAAGGCTCCCAAGGCCACCAAGGCCACGGTGAAGGCCACTACCAAGGCCACCACCAAGGCCACCGCGAAGCCCGCCAAGGCCACCAAGGTCGCCGCCGCCGAGAAGCCGGCGGAGAAGGCCGCCAAGGAGACGGTCGCCACCTCCGAGCGCTCCACGGGGCTCGCCGACAGCGTGCTGGCCGCGCTGCGCAAGGCCGGTCGTCCCATGCGGGCCTCCGAGGTCAACGATGCCCTGGGCCGCGACGAGACCCGCACCAATGTGAACTCGGTGCGCAACACCCTCGAGCGGCTGCGTTCCTCGGACCGGGCCCAGCGTTCCGGCCGTGGCCTGTACGAGGCCTCGGCCACCAGCTGA
- a CDS encoding 2-hydroxyacid dehydrogenase gives MKLRCAVLDDYQDVALSAADWSGVLDAVDVAPVHEYIADEDAVAEAIGDCEIVVIMRERTPFPASLFARLPRLRLLVTTGMRNASVDLEAAARHGVTVCGTGGSSQPTTELTWALILGLARHVVPESTALRDGGPWQSTVGTDLYGRRLGLLGLGRIGAQVARVGRAFGMEVAAWSENLTAGRAEADGVRPAGSKEELLETSDIVSVHLVLSDRTRGLLGAAELRRMRPTALLVNTSRAAIVDQAALAEALRDGWIAGAAVDVFEREPLPPGDPFRTLPNLLATPHLGYVTRGNYERFYGDVVEDIRAYLAGAPIRRLTPPA, from the coding sequence ATGAAGCTGCGCTGCGCCGTGCTCGACGACTATCAGGACGTGGCGCTGTCGGCGGCCGACTGGTCCGGTGTGCTCGACGCGGTGGACGTGGCGCCGGTCCATGAGTACATCGCCGATGAGGACGCGGTGGCCGAGGCGATCGGGGACTGCGAGATCGTGGTCATCATGCGGGAGCGCACGCCCTTCCCCGCATCGCTGTTCGCCCGGCTGCCACGGCTGAGGCTGCTGGTGACCACGGGGATGCGCAACGCGTCGGTCGACCTGGAGGCCGCCGCCCGCCATGGCGTCACCGTGTGCGGCACGGGCGGCAGCTCACAACCGACCACCGAGCTCACCTGGGCGCTGATCCTGGGGCTCGCCCGCCATGTGGTGCCGGAGAGCACGGCGCTGCGGGACGGCGGGCCGTGGCAGAGCACCGTCGGCACCGATCTGTACGGCCGCCGTCTGGGGTTGCTGGGGCTGGGGCGGATCGGCGCCCAGGTGGCGCGGGTCGGCCGGGCCTTCGGTATGGAGGTGGCCGCCTGGAGCGAGAATCTGACGGCCGGGCGCGCGGAGGCGGACGGGGTGCGGCCGGCCGGTTCCAAGGAGGAACTGCTGGAGACCAGCGACATCGTCTCGGTGCATCTGGTGCTCAGCGACCGCACCCGGGGGCTGCTGGGCGCGGCGGAACTGAGGCGGATGCGTCCCACGGCGCTTCTGGTGAACACCTCCCGCGCGGCGATCGTGGACCAGGCGGCGCTCGCGGAGGCGCTGCGGGACGGCTGGATCGCGGGCGCGGCGGTGGATGTGTTCGAACGGGAGCCGCTGCCGCCGGGCGATCCGTTCCGTACCCTGCCGAATCTGCTGGCCACCCCACACCTCGGCTATGTCACCCGAGGCAACTACGAGCGGTTCTACGGCGATGTGGTGGAGGACATCCGCGCCTACCTGGCGGGGGCGCCGATCCGTCGGCTGACCCCGCCCGCCTGA
- a CDS encoding aromatic ring-opening dioxygenase LigA: MAHSTPGMPATDRAPAEQGALRRGDGGGGSGTPPPTRRGMLSVAAAAGIGLLAGCGEESAGSPSGAGPQGSGKAERSPSATPSKSSPSPTPKPRPELPRGGRDLSRYRLVGYCGLPGAAALGRLGIGDLDDQVRQIEKTARAYAADREPQPVLELLATVANSSAGPDGTYRSRTSPDTIRRFHDAAKRHRALLLLNIQPGRASVLGEVKALREWLVHPDVGIALDPEWEMGPGEVPGDTYGHTSGKELTDVARYLSGIIDEHDLPQKPLVFHQVAVSVVSEQSALRPQPGVVVIKSADGIGSPGMKRDTWRQLVKDQPEGVRTGFKLFYEEDTEGSRLMTPEEVLALRPRPDYVMFE, translated from the coding sequence GTGGCTCACAGCACACCCGGAATGCCGGCAACCGACCGGGCACCGGCCGAACAGGGCGCCCTGCGGCGCGGCGACGGCGGCGGCGGATCGGGGACACCGCCACCGACCCGGCGCGGCATGCTCTCGGTGGCCGCGGCGGCCGGGATCGGCCTGCTCGCCGGCTGCGGCGAGGAGTCGGCCGGTTCGCCCTCCGGAGCGGGCCCGCAAGGCTCCGGCAAGGCGGAGCGCTCCCCGTCCGCCACTCCATCAAAGAGTTCCCCCTCCCCCACCCCGAAGCCGCGGCCGGAACTGCCCCGGGGCGGCCGGGACCTGTCCCGCTACCGTCTGGTGGGCTACTGCGGACTGCCCGGGGCCGCCGCGCTCGGCCGGCTCGGCATCGGGGACCTCGACGACCAGGTACGCCAGATCGAGAAGACCGCCCGCGCCTACGCCGCGGACCGCGAACCGCAACCGGTGCTCGAACTCCTCGCGACGGTGGCCAACAGCAGCGCGGGCCCCGACGGCACCTACCGCTCGCGCACCTCCCCCGACACGATCCGCCGCTTCCACGACGCGGCCAAGCGCCATCGCGCCCTGCTGCTGCTGAACATCCAGCCGGGCCGGGCGTCGGTACTCGGCGAGGTCAAGGCGTTGCGCGAATGGCTGGTCCACCCCGATGTCGGCATAGCCCTGGACCCGGAGTGGGAGATGGGTCCGGGCGAGGTGCCGGGGGACACCTACGGCCACACCAGCGGCAAGGAGCTCACCGATGTGGCCCGCTATCTCTCCGGGATCATCGACGAACACGATCTGCCGCAGAAGCCGCTGGTCTTCCACCAGGTGGCCGTGTCCGTCGTCAGCGAACAGTCCGCGCTGCGCCCGCAGCCCGGTGTGGTGGTCATCAAGAGCGCGGACGGCATCGGATCGCCGGGGATGAAGCGGGACACCTGGCGGCAATTGGTAAAGGACCAGCCCGAGGGCGTGCGCACCGGCTTCAAGCTCTTCTACGAGGAGGACACCGAGGGGAGCCGGCTGATGACCCCGGAAGAGGTGCTGGCCCTGCGGCCACGCCCGGATTACGTCATGTTCGAGTGA